GCAATAAATAGCTCGTGTTTTCCTACCCAATGTGAACTTAAAGACTCTGCCATGCTGCCATAACCGATAAAGCTGACCTTCATTGCTATTTCTCCCTAATACAGTTCAATGGAAATCAAAGCACTATTTTTCATCTAGATTTACCACTGTAATTGTATGGGGCCGCCAAACTGACGCATCTCTGCAAAAAACTTTCCTTGCGCTCCTCCATCTGGAAGTGTTGCTAAATAAACAGCAGTTTCGGCTCCTTGGTCTGCTGTAAACGGCGCATTCTCTCCTCCCATGTCAGTTTTCATCCAACCTGGAGAATAAGCATTAACGAGAATATTACTACCAAGGAGTTCCTTTGCCAGAAGTACAGTTAGCCCGTTCACCCCTAGTTTGGATAGTCGATAGGAAGGTGCTATTGGGTAGTAATCATTATTAATTGCAGCCAGAGATGCCATTTCGGTTGAGACATTGACGATGCGACCGTAGTTGTGAACATTCATCAATGGAATTAATGCTTGAGAAATTCTCAGGAGCGCTAGAACATTGGTGTCAAATGTAGAGCGCATCGTTTCTAGTTGAACTGTCAATAAACTAGATTCCTCTGGCTTGGTTGTAGGATTGATGCCGGCATTGTTCACCAAAATATCTACCCTGCCGTAGGTTTCTCTTAGCCATTGAACAAACTGTGCCACATTCAAATCACTCGTAACGTCCAGTGTGTGATAGTTCACATCAAGTCCTTCACTAGATAATTGCTCTTTAACAGCAAGACCATCTGTTTGGTTACGACTCGCTAGAACAACATGGATGCCAATTTGGGACAATTTACGAGCTATGGCATATCCTAACCCGCGATTGCTACCTGTTACTACAGCAATCTTTTTCTGGTTTATCATTTTAATAACTTTTCACAACTTTCAGTTTCACTTTACTGAAATGTTCTAAATTAATCAAATTGATTGAAATAATATATTTAATCGATGGGATTAATAGATTTGTCTGCCATTGATCTGAACCTTCTGGTCGCCTTTGAAGCACTTTTTGAAGAAAGGAGTGTAACAGCAGCAGCAACACGATTGTATTTAGGGCAACCGGCTATGAGTGCAGCACTTGCAAGGTTACGCATACTATTCCAAGATGAATTATTTATCCGAATTGGCAGACAAATGCAACCCACAGCAAAAGCTCTGGAAGTTGCCCAAGGTATAAAAGCTGCTTTACAACAAATTCGGCAGACATTGGAAGCCAGCCAAACATTTGACTCTACTACTTCTAAAAGTACTTTTACAATTGGCAGTTCAGATTACACTAGCTTTGTTGTCATGCCCAAGCTTCTAGAAGTTTGTCGTCGAATTGCACCAAGCATTAATTTTCGATTAATTGGTTTTGCAAAAGACTTTGTGGGAGAATTATTAGAGCGACGAGAGATTGATCTAGCCTTGGGTGTTTTCCAAGACCCACCCAGGCAAACAATGCAAATGCCATTATTTCCAGAACACTTTGTAGGCATCTGTCGTCTTGGACATCCCATTCTCTCCCAAGACGTTATTACACCAGAATTTTTCGCTAGTTTTCTTCATGCTCTTTTCACTCTCAGACAAGATGAAGTTGGTGAAATCGATAAAGCACTTGCCCAATGCCACCTCCAGCGCCGAATTGTTTTGACGACTCCTCACTTACTTGTGCTACCAGCAATCATTTCATCAACTGACTTGGTTGCTGCTGTTCCATCACGATTAGTAACACCATTGGCATATCAAGGTGCATTAGAAATTTTTGAACTTCCTGTACAAACTCAACCGTGGATGATTTCAATGCTGTGGAGCAAACTTATACAGCAGGATCAGGCAAATTCTTGGTTACGACAGATGCTAATAAGCGTTTGTGAGTAAATTTAACACACAACAGAAGTGTTTTAACATTAATTACATAACCCTAAAGCTGATAATTTTCCTAATAAAGAATTATTAACTGAGTAGGGCATTGGTGCAGCGATCGCCATCTGTAACATCGGCAATTCCACACTCGCGTTCCCCCTGCCGTTGCCCTATGCTGTCTTTATAAGATAAGAGCGAGGTTACAGTACAGTTTTGCAGTGATTGGATTGCTTATTTTGAGGATATAAAAATTGGGTTAATTGCAGTGTCGGCAGATTATCCTCCTACCGATGCAGTTAAGTACTCGCGTTTTTCTTTTGTGCAACAAGAGCCGACACCTAATCGTAATGACTTCAATTGAAAAAAGGGCAAGGCATGAGGAACTTCCCAATGGTGCAAGCACCAAAATGAATTACTTATACAGGAAAGATAAGGGATTGCTCATATTTTCCGCAAAACCCAGAATACCGCGATCGCGATTTTCATAAATTAATTGACCTTGAGAATCAAATAGAAAAGTTCCCCCGCGTTGTGTCAAATAAGATGAGTCCGGTACATAAATATTCCAGTTGCTTAAAACTTCGGTCATGTTTCGCAGACGCAGAGTTGCTAGTTCAAATGGACGCTGAAAGCCTTTTCCTCCAGCCGCTTTGAAAAACACACCTTTGATTGGTGGTAATGGCGTACCCCTCACAACTTCCTCATCAGCAATCAATTGCGGTGCTTTTTTATCACCTTTATAACCCCTAAAAACTTCCTTCAGCGTTCCAGGGCTACCAATCCCTGCACACATAAGCATTAAATTCAGCCAAGCTTTTTGTGATGTTGATAACATGGGGAATTGTATAGACAAACCGCGATAAAGCCCTAAAAGCTCGTGAATTTGAGCTTTTGCGTCTATAAACAGCCATTCTTGAGGAAACGCAGTATATTCGCAAAACTTGATTCCAGAATTGCGATTTCCAATTCCAATAGCACGAATTGTGATTCCTCTGGCTTCGATCTCTTCTTTTTCTCTTCGCAGCCACCAAGCGTATTCCAGATTATCAAAATCTCCTAACTGCGACCAAATAAGTACGAGCAACTTTGAAGTATGGGTGCAACCATCTAAAACAGGTTTAATCTCTGCATCACTAACTCGCAAGAGTTGAGTTTGACTCAAAATCGAGTAAATATCTGGAGAATTGGCGGGTGTTTGAGTATTCATGTACGTGAAGGCAACAGTCTTTAAATAAAATTTTAGATGGATTCGAACAACCCTGACATATCTAATACTCGTTCTGACCAAGCATTAGCTTGCTCGGACATATTTCTGCGTCCGCTACCATCAGACCAAATACTATCGAAAGTTAATTTCCATTGCGGCGATCACCCCTCAAGGAACTGTAGAAGACTGCCACCTTGGAAGTTAAGTAAGCTAAACCAAGGCGTTGTGTTTCCCTTTGTATTAACCCTAATAAACCTTTGACGGCAGCACAGGAGTTATAGAAGACAATCCGTGGATGTTTAAGTGGTTTCTCCGACACACTACCTTTAATTTTGCCACTCTTCAAATGTACGGTGCTTTTTCAGAAATCAAATACTAGTTCTATATTTCAGAATAAATACGGATAAGTATATAAGCAAAAAGTTTTCTCCGCATTTACCCAACAGTCTTAGATTTATATCCATCTCCTTAACTCATACACATAGCCATCTAGAGAAGCTACTTTGCAAAATTCAGATTTTATTAAGGATTTACATACTTTTATTTGACTTCATGAAATTTGTAAATTAGTAACTGATTAGCCCAAAATAAGTTTTCTTAAAAAATCAGTAATATTCCTCTTTGAAAAACAAGGTATAGAGATTTAAATTGTTAATGGTTGTGCTGGCTTAGTTCTTAAAGAAACCTAGATGATTCCAGGTGCATATTTGTGTAATCTCTAATTCTCTTTACTAAGTTGCATTTAAATATGAAGCGGACGGCAGGCGAAATACCTGCCATTACAGACTCATAGGTAACTTAATTTTTTCAAAATCTTAACGCAACTTACAATTCAAAGTAAAACTATTTTTTAATCTATGTTTTTTTTGAACTGCAAGTATTTATTTGAGAAAAATAACTGTTTCATTTTTAACTAGTAACCAAAGCTAATTTCACAACCTGTAGATATCTTTTAACCTATTTTAAAAGTCACTATGCAGCAAAATATTTTTAATTTGCTAGTTATTATCTTGGGAGCAAGTTCTGCTTTCATTATTACTCCATGTCAAGCTCAAACTCCTGGAGAATCTAATCGCGAAGCTACCAATAATCTTAGTTCTATATCTTTAGATCAACCTCCTGCCAGAGAATTGAGTAATCTTGCTACTTCTAGTTCTACTAGCAAGTCATCTATTGTTGAAGCTAATAATTCCTCTGCTTCTAACGCCAGCATAACTGCAACTAAACCTAAGCCGCGTATTCCTATATTTAGTAGAGTTTTTCCTGCACCTTCAATGCAGCAGTAATTAGCTGCTACACATTTAGTTTAGCTATTTGAACTGATTAGAGAATAGATTAGTACAATTCAGTTTGGCATTACTACTATCCATTACTATCTCCAGTCAGACAAACTTGCTCATAATGTTTAGCAGCGATATCCCAGGTAAAATATCTTTCTATCAGCTGTCTCCCATTGCGTGATAATTCAAGTCTAATCTGTGGATTATCAAATAGTTGACTAATAGCAGTAACATACTCTGCTGGCTCATTTGCTCGTAACGCCCGTAGTGTACCATCAGCATCATCTACAGCTAGTCCTTCTAAGCCGCGATCGCTTGCCACTACGGGTATACCTGCTGCCATTGCCTCTAAAGTTTTATTTTTAATACCAAAGCCAGTCCGCATAGGTACAACGCAGATGGTTGCTTTGTGTAAATATTCTACCATCGAAGCCACACGCCCAGTTACATTAATTCCCGGTTTTTCTTTGAGTGCTAGAACTTCTGCTACAGGACGAGAACCGACAATATCAAAAGTTGTATCAGGATAATATTTTTGGATTTCTGGCAATACTTGATTGCTAAAAAAGCAGACAGCATCAATGTTTGCCAAATTATCCATTGCGCCAATAAAAATTAAGCGATGTCCACCTGGATCATTGGTACGGTTGGAGAAAGAAACTAAATCTACGCCGTTGGGAATAACTGTAATTTCACTATTGGGATTGAATTCTTGCAGTTGAATTTTATCCTCTTCTGTTGTTACTACAATTGCTGAAAATTTAGAACAGTAGTTTTGCTCATAACGACGCAAAAGCGGTAAACTAATTTTGTCTCTAAGTGTATTTTCAGAAATGCCTGTTGCTAGTTGATTACGACAAGTACCATAAACAGAACTATGAACATTGACTATAGTTTTTAGCTGCTTCTGGAAATCAGGGCGTACATAAATTTCATTAACGCTGTGTTCGCAGGTAATTACATCACATTTCCCTGACTCCACAAAATTGTCAATCCATAGTTGCATCTCGGCTGAATAACGGTTGAGTACGCTAGGGGGTGTTCCTTGTTGTACAAATGTGCCAAAGCGTTGTATTTTTTTAAGTATTTTTGAGGTGGGTTCAGAGTCTTGGGGACGATTGAAAACGATCAGATAATCCACAAAATCGCGTAATTCTGCTAATTCTGCATCTGTCACATCGCCTTCGCGTTGAGTCACAAGGGTAATAGTATGACGTTGGCTCAAGTGCTTCAGTAAATTAAATGTCCTCACCTGAGTTCCCCCCCGCGTTGGTGGATAGGGAAAGGTAGAAGATAGCATTAATATGTTCATACAAGTGATTATTCGTAAAACAAAGGTGATATATATACCATGACCTCATTACCAGCAGGATGTCATCACAAATATCCCTTATATATTTTTTGGAAAATTCTTATAAATTAAAGCAAATAAAAAGCTAGCTGATATTTCACTAATAGCAATGGTAAATTCACTGTATAGCTCCAAATAAAAGGCTTCAGGATTTGGTAAGCGTAGACTTGGGCGCTGGGGAGGTCGCACTCTTAGAGGATGTTTGAAAAGTATTTTTGGTAACATCAAAGCCTCCCAAACCTAACCCCCCTAGCCCCCCTTCCCTACGTTCGCGTAGCGGCACGAAGTGCGGGAATGGGGATTTTAAAGCCTCTCCCCGAAACGGAGAGAGGCTTGGAGAGCGGTTTATAGTATACTTTGCGACTTTTCAAACAATCTCTTAGACGCCACTTGCTTCAAGCCGCTGTCTATTGCGTAAGGGCTTTTCCTGACCCATAGTTCTCCCAAATATTGAAAATCTGGTTAATAGATAGGGCATAGTGGTAGTTTCAAAATTGAAAGGTGGTGTTTATATAATGAATTTTTTGGGAACAATAGCTGATGCAGGTAAAAAAGATTTATGCTAAAGGACTCTTTCGGTATTTATACGTTTGCTAATGATGTGGTCTATGACCAACTAGTAGCTTTGCTAAACATTAATAATATAAATCTAGTTAGTAATTAATACAAATATAAATTTTTATTTATAAGAATATGCCCAAAATTACTGTTTGTATTCCTACTTTTAATCGTGTCAATCTCCTGCCCTATGCCATCGAAAGTGTACTCAACCAGTCTGAGCAGGACTTAGAATTAATTGTATGTGATGACGGTTCTAGCGATGGGACACCTGAGTTGATGTCACGGTACACAGATAGCCGGATTAAATATATCCGTCATCCGCAAAATATTGGTAAAAGCAATAATATGCGCTCTGGTTTTGATGCTGCCAGCGGTAAATATTTTATTAAATTTGATGATGATGATAGGTTGACAACTGATTTTTTAGCACGTACTGCTGCAATTCTGGAACAAGATTTTAGTGTTGATTTTGTTGGCACAGACCACTGGATAATAGATATAAATAATGTCCGCGATGAGGCTAAAACTAAAGAAAACTCTCAACGCTGGGGTCGGAAAAATTTAATGCCGGGTGTTGTGGATAACTTGCTAGAGGTTGTGTTTATTCACCAAAGCTTTCAAATTGGAGCAACGTTATTTCGTCGTCAAACTTTACAAGAATTAGGATTTATGCTGCCCAATCTGCAAAATTGTGAGGATAATGATTTATTTGTACGGTTGGCTTTAGCTGGAAAAAAAGGCTATTACTTACCAGAATTATTGATGGAATATCGCTCTCATGCAGAACAGCAAGGTATTAATCGAGCGATTCCTTATTTATTTGATAAAATCAAATATTTAGAAAGTTATAAGTTTGATTTAGAGAAACTAGAAGCTATCAGACGAAATCGCCTTGCAGAAGCGCAACTATTATTAGGTTTACGTTTAATTGAAAAAGGTGAAACGCAAAAAGGTAGAGAGCTAGTTTTGGCAGGAAAATCTATTTCAACAGTTAAAGCGTTGACTGGTTTAGGTTTATCGTTATTACCAGTGCAGTTACGGAGTAAAGCATTTAATACATTGCGACAAGTACGTGGTTAAACAATCTGTATGACCGCCAACTTACGCTCAAATGTTCATGCAGTAAGTATTTTAGTAATCCAAAAAGATGTGTGTACACGGTAGTTCACAAGCAACCGACAACAGGTAAGCAAACTTTGGGCTTAACCTTATTAATAACTCGATTAACAGCAGGAACATTTGATGACGTAGGCTCAATTGCTACAGGAGAACCATCGGGATTTAGAAAAATAAAGCTATCTGAACCGGAGTTAAGCCCATTGCTTCTTACACCATGACGATTGGTTGCTACATAATTTCCTTCTGGACTTGCGATAATTTTAATAGTTACTTGCCCCCCATTTTTAGCTGTGATTAGTCCAGCATGAACAGCTGCACTACAAATCGAAGAACCAATGTAGTAAGTGCCGGTTCCATACACCGAACCAATACGACCATTAGGTTGGCAAACAAATTTAAAATCCTGATCTAGTCGTCCGCTCAGGTCAAGAGAACTAGCGCTAGTATTCCAGTTTATTTCTCTTGAATCCAGATTTGCCACAGGAGAACCATTAGTATTTAGAAAAATGAAGCCTTCCGAACCGGAGTTAAGTCCATTGCTTCTTACACCATGACGGTTGGTTGCTACATAATTTCCTTCTGGATTTGAGATAATTTTAATGGTTACTTGCCCCCCATTTTTAGCTGTGATTAGTCCAGCATGAACAGCTGCACTACAAATCGAAGAACCGATGTAGTATGTATCAGTCCCATACACCGAACTAATACGACCACTAGAGGGGCAAACAAATTTAAAAGCCCGATCTATTTGTCCACTAAGTTTAAGAGAGGAAGCACTAGTATTCCAGTTTATTTGTTTTGCAGTTGGTTTTGATTGACTATGAGAAACTGTTGGCAACATCACAATCAGTAAAGTGTTAAGCATAACCAAACTAGAACGAAATACTTGCCACATTAGATACCTCTATTTTTTCATTATAAGAACTCTAAGAACTAGATTCTTCCAACAATAATTACATAAGCGCAAGAAAACCGAACCAAAACTTACCAGCTTTTAGCAACTAGTAATTGTTCTGATTTTCTCAGCCATAACGTAAATTATCTGTCTTTTTAGTCCCGCAGTAATTAGCGATCGCGTATTCTTTATTCTTTTAATGTATATATAATTTTTACAAATCAAACAGGACTGCGATAGTTCCTAAACATCTTTTGTATAAGTCTATATTTTATATTTAGGAATGGATTTACTACTTCCATTGACCTGCACTACAATAACTTTTGCAGTCAATCATAATCAGCATCAACACCGCTAATTTTTAGCACATCACTCATAGTCGCACAGTAATTTGGTTGGTCAAAACTAGCAGGATTAATCGCATTTTCATAAGTAAAATGTCGATAGTCCATGCAAAATCTACTCCAAGCATCCATCTGAATGCGGAATACAGCAATAATAAAATTAGCTAAGGTTAAAGATAATGGAATGCGAAAGTAAATTTTTTTGCCTAAATAGGTGCAAACTTGTTGTATTGCTTGGTCTGCTGTTAACTGTGCTTGACCTAAAACTAACTGTCGTGGTTCATCTTCTTTAGGGGGATGATCAATTAAATATCGCACGACGGTGGCAATATCTCGTGCATGAATAAAGTGAAAACTACCATCTGCTTTGAAGAAGCGAATTAAATTTATATATTTGGTAACTTCTGAAATACCAGAGGAAACATGAGAATAAGGTTTATTAACATCACCGCCCAAAACTAAAGTCGGAAAAACTTTAGTAATTTTGGGTGCGATCGCTAACTCTGACATCACTTCTAAACACTTATACTTGGAACGAATATAATCTATTCCAAGTTCTCCTGCTTCCTTCAACGGTTGATTGTGGCGATTTAAAACGCTAGCAGTAGAAAAATAAATTACCTGTTCACACCTATTTGGATCTAGAAGCTTAAGTAACTCTATAGTTTTGACTACATTAATCTCAAATGTCTCTTCACCACCCCAAGCCGTCGCTGTGAGTACTGCCGTATCAATTATTTTGAGCAAATCAGCAAAATCGCTAATTTTTTGCATATCGCCTTGCAAAACGGTGATACCTGGACGTGCTTGAGTATCAACTTGCAGTTTACTGGGGTTCCTTACCAGCAAATACAACTCGTGATTTGTTTCTTTAATTAAAGCTTCACTGAGGTAGTGGCCCACACAGCCACTTGCACCAGTCACTAAAATGCGTTTCTGGCTCATATAAAATTTTTATTGTTAGAGTCAATAGTCATTTGCTAATAGTCAGCAGTTAATAACAACTAACCAATGACAAATGACTATTGACAAATGACTAAACAAGTGCATTGAGTTGTTTTGCCGTTTCAAAGAAGAAAGCGACATTCTCTTCTGGAGTTTCTGGTAGTACACCATGACCTAGATTGAGAATGTGACCCCAATTTCCAGCTTTGCGAACGGTATCAAGAATACGATCGCGGATAAACTGTTTGGAACCAAATAACACTCCAGGGTCGAGATTACCCTGTACTTTCACTTGTTTGCCTAATCTTGCTCGTGCGTCTGCCATGTCTACTGCCCAATCTACACTGACAATATCAGCACCGGATTTTGCCATTCTTTCTAACACACCTGCACTCCCGCTAACTAGCAGAATTAAAGGTGTATCAGGATGGGTTTGCTTGACTTGCTGGAAGACTCTTTGCTGATAAGGTAGCGCAAAGGTATCGTAATCTTGAGGACTTAATTGTCCAGCCCAAGAATCGAACATTTGCACAACTTGAGCGCCGCTGTCAATTTGATAGCGGGCATAAACAGCGATCGCGTCTGCGAATTTAGCTAACAACTGATGCAGTATTGCGGGGTCTGAGAATGCCATGTTTTTGATGATGGAGTAGGTTTTGGAACCTTTCCCCTCTACTGCATAAGCTGCTAATGTCCACGGCGCACCCACAAAACCCAACACGGTTGATTTATTGCCCACTTCTGAGCGCAAAGCCTGCAATATTGTCTTAATGAATGGTAGAGCTGCTTCTGGTTCTAAGGGGCGCAGACTATCAACTTGTGCTTGAGTGCGAATCGGCGAGGAAATAATTGGGCCTTTACCTTCGGCAATGTCCATATCAATGCCTAAACCAGGCAATGGGGTTACAATGTCGGAAAATAAAATCACTCCGTCTGGTTGAAAGGCTTTCCAAGGTTGGAGGGACACTTCAATTGCGACTTCAGGAATTTCTGAGCGATCGCGAAACGAAGGGTACTTCTCCCTTAAGTCTCGATATGCTTTCATATATCGTCCCGCTTGTCGCATCATCCATACGGGGGGACGATCTACTACTTCACCGCGAGCAGCCCGGAGGAGATGAGGAGCCGTTAACGAAACACCCATTTAACACTTCATCCTAAGTCACTTTTTTATGCCACTGTTTAGCTTATCATTCTGAGATTACGCTTTTTCAGCAGGTTCGTGTCAAAAGCCCTAATTGCATCTTTACTTAACTTTATATGCAAAGCGACTCTAACAGTCCCTATCATATTGCATCTACTAATAACGATTCCAATTCTGGAAAGTTTTTGATCCCCCGCTCCCAGCGCCGGAGATTCTTTATCCAGTTTACCTTAATGACCGTCTTGGGATGGATTGTGGGTGGCATTGCCAGCATAGCTATAGAAAAAATTATTTTGGAAAGCTTGGCAGTTACTGCCGCTCAACAGTCAGCAATATTCGTCACTTTGGTAAGATTTCTCAGCAATATTATTTTTGCAGTGGTTTTTGCCGCCGATCAAGCACTAGTACTTTACCGATATTTACCCGGTTGGCTGTGGATACTTGCAACTAGCTTAGGTTGGCTGATTGCCAACACCGTTTCTACAGCTTGGATTGGCTATATTTCATCTGTTGCCTTATCGTTAAATCAAACTTTATCTCCTGAAGCAGCAATTATTTTTGGATTTCTGTCAACTATTGCTTATATTTTTTCGGGAATTTGGCTAGGTATTTGTCAATGGCTAGTGTTGAGACGATACACAGCAGATGTTTGGTGGTGGAATTTTCTCCCCTCGATTTCTTTTTTCTTTATCAGTGTCTTAATTGGATTACTTTCTCTTGTGCAAGATTTGATTCCAGAGGCAAATCGTACTTGGATTGGACAAGGATTTGCGGCAGTGATGCTGGGAATTATACCAGCAATTGGCTTGTGTACCTTACAGAAGGCAGGGAGGCAGAGGGCAGGAAATAATACGAATTAAAAATACTGTTAAGCTATTCGTCACTGAATAAATAGCTATTTTGCAATTTTAATCTAAAATTTAAAATTTTAAATAGAAAAGAGGTGAAGATTGTCAGTTAATCAGGAAGAAGAATATACTAACAGTTCCCGTTTTTCCTATTATGTAAATGATAAATTTTATACTGAATTAGTTGAGGAAATTAAGAGATGGGAAGATGAACAGGAATTAGTTAACCA
This region of Nostoc sp. UHCC 0302 genomic DNA includes:
- a CDS encoding peroxiredoxin-like family protein; translated protein: MNTQTPANSPDIYSILSQTQLLRVSDAEIKPVLDGCTHTSKLLVLIWSQLGDFDNLEYAWWLRREKEEIEARGITIRAIGIGNRNSGIKFCEYTAFPQEWLFIDAKAQIHELLGLYRGLSIQFPMLSTSQKAWLNLMLMCAGIGSPGTLKEVFRGYKGDKKAPQLIADEEVVRGTPLPPIKGVFFKAAGGKGFQRPFELATLRLRNMTEVLSNWNIYVPDSSYLTQRGGTFLFDSQGQLIYENRDRGILGFAENMSNPLSFLYK
- a CDS encoding glycosyltransferase family 2 protein — encoded protein: MPKITVCIPTFNRVNLLPYAIESVLNQSEQDLELIVCDDGSSDGTPELMSRYTDSRIKYIRHPQNIGKSNNMRSGFDAASGKYFIKFDDDDRLTTDFLARTAAILEQDFSVDFVGTDHWIIDINNVRDEAKTKENSQRWGRKNLMPGVVDNLLEVVFIHQSFQIGATLFRRQTLQELGFMLPNLQNCEDNDLFVRLALAGKKGYYLPELLMEYRSHAEQQGINRAIPYLFDKIKYLESYKFDLEKLEAIRRNRLAEAQLLLGLRLIEKGETQKGRELVLAGKSISTVKALTGLGLSLLPVQLRSKAFNTLRQVRG
- a CDS encoding glycosyltransferase family 4 protein, which codes for MNILMLSSTFPYPPTRGGTQVRTFNLLKHLSQRHTITLVTQREGDVTDAELAELRDFVDYLIVFNRPQDSEPTSKILKKIQRFGTFVQQGTPPSVLNRYSAEMQLWIDNFVESGKCDVITCEHSVNEIYVRPDFQKQLKTIVNVHSSVYGTCRNQLATGISENTLRDKISLPLLRRYEQNYCSKFSAIVVTTEEDKIQLQEFNPNSEITVIPNGVDLVSFSNRTNDPGGHRLIFIGAMDNLANIDAVCFFSNQVLPEIQKYYPDTTFDIVGSRPVAEVLALKEKPGINVTGRVASMVEYLHKATICVVPMRTGFGIKNKTLEAMAAGIPVVASDRGLEGLAVDDADGTLRALRANEPAEYVTAISQLFDNPQIRLELSRNGRQLIERYFTWDIAAKHYEQVCLTGDSNG
- a CDS encoding NAD(P)-dependent oxidoreductase: MSQKRILVTGASGCVGHYLSEALIKETNHELYLLVRNPSKLQVDTQARPGITVLQGDMQKISDFADLLKIIDTAVLTATAWGGEETFEINVVKTIELLKLLDPNRCEQVIYFSTASVLNRHNQPLKEAGELGIDYIRSKYKCLEVMSELAIAPKITKVFPTLVLGGDVNKPYSHVSSGISEVTKYINLIRFFKADGSFHFIHARDIATVVRYLIDHPPKEDEPRQLVLGQAQLTADQAIQQVCTYLGKKIYFRIPLSLTLANFIIAVFRIQMDAWSRFCMDYRHFTYENAINPASFDQPNYCATMSDVLKISGVDADYD
- a CDS encoding LysR family transcriptional regulator; translated protein: MGLIDLSAIDLNLLVAFEALFEERSVTAAATRLYLGQPAMSAALARLRILFQDELFIRIGRQMQPTAKALEVAQGIKAALQQIRQTLEASQTFDSTTSKSTFTIGSSDYTSFVVMPKLLEVCRRIAPSINFRLIGFAKDFVGELLERREIDLALGVFQDPPRQTMQMPLFPEHFVGICRLGHPILSQDVITPEFFASFLHALFTLRQDEVGEIDKALAQCHLQRRIVLTTPHLLVLPAIISSTDLVAAVPSRLVTPLAYQGALEIFELPVQTQPWMISMLWSKLIQQDQANSWLRQMLISVCE
- the hemE gene encoding uroporphyrinogen decarboxylase, yielding MGVSLTAPHLLRAARGEVVDRPPVWMMRQAGRYMKAYRDLREKYPSFRDRSEIPEVAIEVSLQPWKAFQPDGVILFSDIVTPLPGLGIDMDIAEGKGPIISSPIRTQAQVDSLRPLEPEAALPFIKTILQALRSEVGNKSTVLGFVGAPWTLAAYAVEGKGSKTYSIIKNMAFSDPAILHQLLAKFADAIAVYARYQIDSGAQVVQMFDSWAGQLSPQDYDTFALPYQQRVFQQVKQTHPDTPLILLVSGSAGVLERMAKSGADIVSVDWAVDMADARARLGKQVKVQGNLDPGVLFGSKQFIRDRILDTVRKAGNWGHILNLGHGVLPETPEENVAFFFETAKQLNALV
- a CDS encoding LCCL domain-containing protein, whose amino-acid sequence is MWQVFRSSLVMLNTLLIVMLPTVSHSQSKPTAKQINWNTSASSLKLSGQIDRAFKFVCPSSGRISSVYGTDTYYIGSSICSAAVHAGLITAKNGGQVTIKIISNPEGNYVATNRHGVRSNGLNSGSEGFIFLNTNGSPVANLDSREINWNTSASSLDLSGRLDQDFKFVCQPNGRIGSVYGTGTYYIGSSICSAAVHAGLITAKNGGQVTIKIIASPEGNYVATNRHGVRSNGLNSGSDSFIFLNPDGSPVAIEPTSSNVPAVNRVINKVKPKVCLPVVGCL
- a CDS encoding SDR family oxidoreductase, translated to MINQKKIAVVTGSNRGLGYAIARKLSQIGIHVVLASRNQTDGLAVKEQLSSEGLDVNYHTLDVTSDLNVAQFVQWLRETYGRVDILVNNAGINPTTKPEESSLLTVQLETMRSTFDTNVLALLRISQALIPLMNVHNYGRIVNVSTEMASLAAINNDYYPIAPSYRLSKLGVNGLTVLLAKELLGSNILVNAYSPGWMKTDMGGENAPFTADQGAETAVYLATLPDGGAQGKFFAEMRQFGGPIQLQW